One part of the Sphingopyxis sp. TUF1 genome encodes these proteins:
- the coxB gene encoding cytochrome c oxidase subunit II — MKSLKTPVIKVLIAAALSLGAVGAGQAQTAATAPAEAPAATVAANPAPATAPVAAPAATPTAAPATADAAAPAGDATYVPMKPTPGVGQPIDRGIDFQPQVSPIGEQAYWFNHVMLLPIITIISLFVLGLLLWVIVRYRAKANPVPSKTTHNTFIEIIWTAIPVLILAVIAVPSIRLLAAQYEPPKADALTIKVTGYQWYWGYAYPDQGIGEYVSKMLSKEQADAAGEPHQLAVDNRMVVPVGRQVKLIITGADVIHSFAVPAFWTKMDAVPGRANETTFTANKVGVYYGQCSELCGVDHGYMPIAVEVLPVDKWEAWVRSKGGNPNGPVDETAAAAPAPAATPAATTESAPAAAPAAIPAAKN, encoded by the coding sequence ATGAAGAGCTTGAAAACCCCTGTAATCAAGGTGTTAATTGCGGCAGCCTTGTCGCTTGGCGCAGTCGGCGCCGGACAGGCACAGACCGCCGCAACGGCTCCGGCGGAAGCGCCTGCGGCCACGGTCGCCGCGAATCCCGCGCCTGCGACCGCTCCGGTCGCAGCCCCTGCTGCGACGCCCACCGCCGCGCCGGCTACCGCCGACGCTGCTGCGCCCGCGGGTGATGCGACCTACGTGCCGATGAAGCCGACCCCGGGTGTCGGCCAGCCGATCGACCGCGGCATCGACTTCCAGCCGCAGGTCAGCCCGATAGGCGAGCAAGCCTATTGGTTCAACCATGTGATGCTGCTGCCCATCATCACGATCATCTCGCTCTTCGTTCTTGGTCTGCTGCTTTGGGTGATCGTGCGCTACCGCGCCAAGGCGAACCCGGTGCCGTCGAAGACGACGCATAACACTTTCATCGAAATCATCTGGACCGCGATCCCGGTGCTGATTCTCGCGGTGATCGCGGTGCCGTCGATCCGGCTGCTGGCAGCGCAATATGAACCGCCGAAGGCCGACGCACTGACGATCAAGGTCACCGGATACCAATGGTATTGGGGCTATGCCTATCCCGATCAGGGCATCGGGGAATATGTGTCGAAGATGTTGAGCAAGGAACAAGCCGACGCCGCGGGCGAGCCGCACCAGCTGGCGGTCGATAACCGCATGGTCGTTCCCGTTGGCCGCCAGGTTAAGCTCATCATCACCGGCGCGGACGTGATCCACAGCTTTGCCGTTCCCGCCTTCTGGACCAAGATGGACGCCGTCCCCGGCCGCGCCAACGAAACGACCTTCACCGCGAACAAGGTCGGCGTTTATTACGGCCAATGTTCGGAACTGTGCGGCGTCGATCACGGCTATATGCCGATCGCGGTCGAAGTGCTGCCGGTGGATAAGTGGGAAGCATGGGTCCGCTCGAAGGGTGGCAATCCGAATGGCCCGGTGGACGAGACCGCCGCTGCGGCGCCGGCACCGGCCGCAACGCCTGCCGCCACGACCGAATCAGCGCCGGCAGCGGCTCCCGCCGCCATCCCGGCCGCCAAGAATTAA
- the pyrE gene encoding orotate phosphoribosyltransferase, with protein MTDDEILAEFRAADALLQGHFLLSSGRHSEYYLQCARVLMDTNRAGRLAAALAAKLPRELRQSIDLVVSPAMGGVIIGHEMGRALGKPAIFVERPTGTFELRRGFTIDPGSKVLMVEDVVTTGLSSREAMEAVRAAGGEVVAEAALVDRSGGSNIDLGVPFYPLVAINFPTYAADDLPPELAGTEAIKPGSRSVAA; from the coding sequence ATGACCGACGATGAAATCCTGGCCGAATTTCGTGCCGCCGACGCCCTGCTCCAGGGCCACTTCCTTCTCTCCTCCGGCCGCCACAGCGAATATTATCTGCAGTGCGCGCGCGTGCTGATGGACACGAACCGCGCCGGACGCCTCGCCGCTGCGCTCGCCGCCAAGCTGCCGCGAGAACTGCGACAGTCGATCGACCTGGTCGTCTCGCCCGCGATGGGCGGCGTCATCATCGGGCATGAAATGGGCCGCGCGCTTGGCAAGCCCGCAATCTTCGTCGAACGCCCGACCGGCACTTTCGAGCTGCGCCGCGGCTTTACGATCGATCCGGGTTCGAAAGTTCTGATGGTCGAGGATGTGGTGACGACGGGCCTGTCCTCGCGCGAAGCGATGGAAGCGGTGCGCGCCGCGGGCGGCGAAGTGGTCGCCGAAGCGGCGCTCGTCGATCGCTCGGGGGGTAGCAACATCGACCTCGGTGTGCCCTTCTATCCGCTCGTCGCGATCAACTTTCCGACTTACGCCGCCGACGACCTGCCCCCCGAACTCGCGGGCACTGAGGCGATCAAGCCCGGTAGCCGGAGCGTCGCGGCTTGA
- a CDS encoding pyridoxine 5'-phosphate synthase: MTAAPSAQRLRLGVNIDHVATIRNARGGEHPDPVRAAEIVAAVGGDGITAHLREDRRHIRDDDLARIQAATDLPLNLEMAATDEMVEIALRHSPHAACIVPEKREERTTEGGLDAAGQHNHLAPIVARLADAGIRVSLFIEPDPRQIEAAMRLRAPVVEFHTGRYAHVEGEARAAELRRLADAAALAWKNGIEPHAGHGLTYENVVPVAAIPQLAELNIGHYLIGEAIFTGLEDAVRRMRALMDEARG; the protein is encoded by the coding sequence TTGACCGCCGCGCCTTCCGCGCAGCGCCTGCGGCTCGGCGTCAATATCGACCATGTCGCGACGATCCGCAACGCGCGCGGCGGCGAGCATCCCGATCCGGTGCGCGCCGCCGAAATCGTTGCGGCGGTCGGCGGCGACGGCATCACCGCGCATCTGCGCGAGGACCGGCGCCATATCCGCGACGACGATCTCGCGCGCATTCAGGCGGCGACCGACCTGCCGCTCAATCTGGAAATGGCGGCGACCGACGAGATGGTCGAAATTGCGCTACGCCACAGTCCGCACGCGGCATGCATCGTTCCTGAAAAGCGCGAGGAGCGCACGACCGAGGGCGGGCTCGATGCGGCGGGCCAGCATAATCACCTTGCGCCTATCGTCGCGCGTCTGGCCGACGCGGGCATCCGTGTCAGCCTGTTCATCGAACCCGATCCGCGCCAGATCGAGGCGGCGATGCGCCTCCGCGCGCCCGTGGTCGAATTTCACACCGGCCGCTACGCGCATGTCGAAGGCGAGGCACGCGCCGCCGAACTACGCCGCCTCGCGGATGCCGCCGCGCTCGCGTGGAAGAACGGCATCGAACCGCACGCCGGCCATGGCCTCACCTATGAGAATGTCGTCCCCGTCGCCGCGATCCCGCAGCTCGCCGAGCTCAACATCGGCCATTATCTGATCGGCGAAGCGATCTTTACCGGGCTGGAAGATGCGGTGCGACGGATGCGGGCGCTGATGGACGAGGCACGGGGATGA
- the acpS gene encoding holo-ACP synthase, with the protein MIIGLGSDLCNIERIQNSLDRFGERFENRVFTDVERAKAARRPFTRAGTYAKRFAAKEAFSKAVGTGFKRGVFMKDIGVVNAPSGAPTLALTGGAAERLAQMVPPGHTAHIHLTLTDDHPWAQAFVIIEAIKD; encoded by the coding sequence GTGATCATCGGCCTCGGCTCCGATCTCTGCAATATCGAGCGCATCCAGAATTCGCTCGACCGTTTCGGTGAGCGGTTCGAGAATCGCGTCTTCACCGACGTCGAACGCGCCAAGGCCGCCCGCCGCCCCTTCACCCGCGCCGGCACCTATGCCAAGCGGTTCGCCGCGAAGGAGGCTTTCTCGAAAGCCGTCGGCACCGGCTTCAAGCGCGGCGTGTTCATGAAGGACATCGGCGTCGTCAACGCCCCTTCGGGCGCGCCGACGCTGGCGCTGACCGGGGGCGCAGCCGAGCGGCTCGCGCAGATGGTCCCGCCAGGTCATACCGCGCATATTCACCTGACATTGACCGACGACCACCCCTGGGCGCAGGCGTTCGTCATCATCGAAGCAATCAAGGACTGA
- the lepB gene encoding signal peptidase I: MAKDKTRDDGGWGKLIRDIAVILLLVLGIHSCVAKPFYIPSDSMMPILRNGDRLIVSKYPYGWSYASVSFHLAPKRAGRLFGKLPERGDIVVLEHPVTRVDYIKRVIGLPGDTIQLVNGELSINGKPVKREVQPMLAIPVDPNTPGPDSSLFRFVTRGADGKETLEIPIVRETLPGGASFDTIDMGPGYATDDYGPYVVPAGHLFLMGDNRDGSADSRVAAELKGLGGAVPFDAIAGRAEIISFSTDGTAIWYNPLSWFTALRSGRAGTDLRPVRPSE, translated from the coding sequence ATGGCGAAGGACAAGACAAGGGATGACGGCGGCTGGGGCAAGCTGATCCGCGACATTGCGGTCATCCTGCTACTCGTGCTCGGCATCCACAGCTGTGTCGCCAAGCCCTTCTACATCCCATCCGATTCGATGATGCCGATCCTGCGCAACGGCGACCGGCTGATCGTCAGCAAATATCCCTATGGCTGGTCCTATGCCTCGGTCAGTTTTCATCTTGCTCCCAAGCGCGCGGGCCGCCTGTTCGGAAAGCTGCCCGAGCGAGGCGACATCGTCGTGCTCGAACATCCGGTGACGCGCGTCGATTATATCAAGCGCGTGATCGGCCTGCCCGGCGATACGATCCAGCTGGTGAACGGCGAACTCAGCATCAACGGGAAGCCGGTGAAGCGCGAGGTTCAACCGATGCTGGCGATCCCCGTCGATCCCAACACCCCTGGCCCCGATTCCAGCCTGTTCCGTTTCGTGACCCGCGGCGCCGACGGCAAGGAGACGCTTGAGATCCCGATCGTCCGCGAAACCCTGCCCGGCGGCGCCAGTTTCGACACGATCGACATGGGCCCCGGCTATGCGACCGACGATTATGGACCGTATGTCGTGCCCGCGGGCCATCTGTTCCTGATGGGCGACAACCGCGACGGCAGCGCCGACAGCCGCGTCGCTGCCGAGCTGAAAGGCCTGGGCGGCGCGGTGCCGTTCGATGCCATTGCCGGGCGCGCGGAGATCATCAGCTTTTCTACCGACGGGACTGCCATATGGTATAACCCGCTGAGCTGGTTCACCGCGCTGCGTTCGGGACGCGCGGGAACCGACCTTCGGCCCGTGCGTCCAAGCGAATAG
- a CDS encoding AI-2E family transporter has translation MAEESKASQIRHSAAYDATSEAPGPTEIRSQLVRTELLKAGAWLGLALLIGLCIILIQPILLIFAGIVLASMLDGGTRLLGRVLPIARGWRLLIICLTLLAFLAWTILFAGSQIASQAATLQSVIMVQIERIAAWASDHGMGNFQLDTKTITDNIAGTVGRVTAAVGTVLGALTSLVMIVVLGIFIAIEPRLYERGVAWMLPMKARENFYITTARMGFTLRRLMAGRLLGMFVEGIGTWLACLAVGIPMAALMGLLTGLLAFIPNIGAILSGVLLVLVGFSAGTDTGLWAIAIYLIVQTVDGYLIVPMVAKKTVDLAPALVLGAQILFGALLGLMGLFLADPIVAMIKVALEREAERNAGAADGKAVAN, from the coding sequence ATGGCGGAGGAGAGCAAGGCAAGCCAGATACGCCACTCCGCGGCCTATGACGCGACCAGCGAAGCCCCCGGCCCCACCGAAATTCGCAGCCAGCTCGTCCGCACCGAATTGCTGAAAGCGGGCGCATGGCTGGGTCTCGCGCTGCTGATCGGCTTGTGCATCATCCTCATTCAGCCGATCCTGCTGATCTTTGCCGGCATTGTGCTGGCGTCGATGCTCGACGGCGGCACGCGCCTGCTCGGCCGCGTGCTGCCGATTGCGCGCGGCTGGCGGCTGCTGATCATCTGCCTGACGCTACTCGCCTTTCTTGCGTGGACGATTTTGTTTGCCGGATCGCAAATCGCCAGTCAGGCGGCGACGCTGCAAAGCGTGATCATGGTGCAGATCGAACGCATTGCCGCGTGGGCGAGCGATCATGGCATGGGCAACTTCCAGCTCGACACCAAGACGATCACCGACAATATCGCCGGCACCGTCGGCCGTGTCACTGCCGCGGTCGGCACCGTCCTCGGCGCGCTGACCAGCCTCGTGATGATCGTCGTCCTCGGCATCTTCATCGCGATCGAACCGCGGCTTTACGAACGCGGCGTCGCGTGGATGCTGCCGATGAAGGCGCGCGAGAATTTCTATATTACCACCGCGCGCATGGGCTTCACACTTCGCCGCCTGATGGCGGGGCGACTGCTTGGCATGTTTGTCGAAGGCATCGGAACGTGGCTCGCCTGCCTCGCGGTCGGCATTCCCATGGCCGCGCTGATGGGGCTGCTCACGGGCCTGCTCGCCTTCATCCCCAATATCGGCGCGATCCTATCGGGCGTGCTGCTCGTCCTCGTCGGCTTTTCGGCGGGGACCGACACGGGGCTGTGGGCAATTGCCATTTATCTGATCGTCCAGACTGTCGACGGCTATCTGATCGTGCCGATGGTGGCGAAAAAGACCGTCGATCTGGCGCCCGCGCTCGTGCTCGGCGCTCAGATTTTGTTCGGCGCGCTGCTTGGCCTGATGGGCCTGTTCCTTGCCGATCCGATCGTCGCGATGATCAAAGTCGCGCTGGAGCGCGAGGCCGAGCGCAATGCGGGGGCGGCGGACGGAAAAGCTGTGGCGAATTGA
- a CDS encoding FKBP-type peptidyl-prolyl cis-trans isomerase has protein sequence MSVTTVPLRPVNKGGLWLMWLGVIALIVAGAAFAWHMTPRIGFEVVKEGSGPSPTKADVVLVKYEGKLADGTVFDANEQAPMQVAQVVPGFSDALTRMQKGGEYKITIPPQLGYGDRAVGPIPANSTLHFTVTLLDFRSEAEVRAMQQQMQQMQQMQQQQMQGGPGGAPAPGAPQSGAPQP, from the coding sequence ATGAGCGTGACGACGGTTCCATTGCGCCCGGTGAACAAGGGCGGACTGTGGCTGATGTGGCTGGGCGTGATCGCGCTGATCGTGGCTGGTGCTGCCTTCGCATGGCATATGACGCCGCGCATCGGCTTCGAAGTCGTCAAGGAAGGCAGCGGCCCCAGCCCGACCAAGGCCGACGTCGTGCTCGTCAAATATGAAGGCAAGCTTGCCGACGGCACCGTCTTCGACGCCAATGAACAGGCGCCGATGCAGGTTGCGCAGGTCGTTCCCGGCTTTTCGGACGCGCTGACGCGGATGCAGAAGGGCGGCGAATACAAGATCACCATCCCGCCGCAGCTTGGTTATGGCGACCGCGCGGTCGGGCCGATACCGGCGAATAGCACGCTGCACTTCACCGTCACCCTGCTCGATTTCCGTTCGGAGGCCGAGGTTCGCGCGATGCAGCAGCAGATGCAGCAAATGCAACAGATGCAGCAGCAACAGATGCAGGGCGGTCCCGGTGGCGCACCTGCGCCCGGGGCGCCGCAATCGGGCGCGCCGCAACCCTGA
- a CDS encoding metal-dependent hydrolase family protein, whose translation MRKFGLVAAATLALLGTAAHAKTTIVYAGRVITDAGKAAQGPSTITITDDRITAIAPGRTEPPAGAEVVDLGDKTLLPGLIDLHVHLTGDPGGDYRSEAVDPAEWGVVVGAKNAALTLRAGFTTVREAGSGQYSAYALRRGTAEGFIEGPRIVAAGPALSIIGGHGDVTGFREDVHDVLDQGYTCTGPLECAEKVRKASRAGADVIKITATGGVLSQQARGLEGHFTSAELQSITDTAHSLGLKVMAHAHGAGGITASAAAGIDSIEHGTFADDATLKVMKAKGTYLVPTLMAFEGIRERLGKGIYTPTVEDKVRMTLNDVGKAVTRAKALGVPVAFGTDAGVFEHGRNGQEFALLVKYGLTPAEALASATTVAAKLLSMENEIGRIAPGMSADMIAVAGDPLSDARALEKVDWVMVRGRIAD comes from the coding sequence ATGCGCAAATTCGGATTGGTCGCGGCCGCGACGCTCGCGTTGCTCGGTACGGCGGCGCACGCCAAGACCACCATCGTCTATGCCGGCCGCGTCATCACCGATGCAGGCAAGGCCGCACAAGGCCCCTCGACGATCACTATCACCGACGATCGCATCACAGCGATTGCGCCGGGCCGCACCGAGCCGCCGGCGGGGGCCGAGGTCGTCGACCTTGGCGACAAGACGCTGCTCCCCGGTCTCATCGACCTGCACGTTCATCTGACGGGCGATCCCGGCGGCGACTATCGCAGCGAAGCGGTCGATCCCGCCGAGTGGGGCGTCGTTGTCGGCGCAAAGAACGCCGCGCTGACGCTCCGCGCGGGCTTTACGACGGTGCGCGAGGCGGGATCGGGGCAATATAGCGCCTATGCGCTGCGCCGCGGCACTGCCGAAGGCTTTATCGAGGGGCCGCGGATCGTCGCCGCGGGCCCGGCGCTCTCGATCATAGGCGGGCATGGCGACGTGACGGGCTTCCGCGAGGATGTGCACGATGTGCTCGATCAGGGGTACACGTGCACCGGCCCGCTCGAATGCGCCGAGAAAGTGCGCAAGGCGTCGCGCGCGGGCGCCGACGTCATCAAGATCACCGCCACCGGCGGCGTCCTGTCGCAGCAGGCGCGCGGGCTGGAGGGCCATTTCACCAGCGCCGAACTGCAAAGCATTACCGACACCGCGCATTCGCTGGGGCTGAAAGTGATGGCGCACGCGCACGGCGCGGGCGGGATCACCGCGTCGGCCGCGGCGGGGATCGACAGCATCGAACATGGCACCTTTGCCGACGATGCGACGCTGAAGGTGATGAAGGCGAAGGGGACATATCTCGTTCCCACGCTGATGGCGTTCGAAGGCATTCGCGAGAGGCTTGGCAAAGGCATTTATACGCCCACGGTCGAGGACAAGGTGCGCATGACGCTGAACGATGTCGGCAAGGCGGTGACGCGCGCCAAGGCGCTGGGCGTACCCGTCGCTTTCGGCACCGACGCGGGCGTGTTCGAACATGGCCGCAACGGGCAGGAGTTCGCGCTGCTCGTCAAATATGGGCTGACCCCGGCAGAGGCGCTGGCAAGCGCGACCACCGTGGCGGCGAAGCTTTTGTCGATGGAGAACGAGATCGGCCGCATCGCGCCGGGCATGTCCGCCGACATGATCGCGGTGGCCGGCGATCCGCTCAGCGACGCCCGCGCGCTCGAAAAGGTCGACTGGGTGATGGTGCGCGGACGAATCGCCGATTGA
- a CDS encoding ATP-dependent DNA helicase, whose translation MAPDPLSLPAIHASHVGIWIADAKGRVQRVGRGEAIAAVAATPHLLLNATLTGDRLGYPELSGLDLLELFAFLYPARFTVPTPAGIATALGLAAPGSEEEIASFLPSATAAMLASLDDRDWPEREGAWHAIQALTRQRWPWAPLIQPRLPQPKSDERWLFARLPEWEETSPRPAPRQTTIAEADVTARLDRLTGDGAERRPGQQDYARAAAAIFAPRERKDAPQMLVAEAGTGIGKTLGYLAPAKQWIDQSAGSVCISTYTKALQRQLARETEKLYPDLQTHREKVVVRKGRENYLCLLNLEDALQGGFTGRAAILAQLVARWAAYSRDGDMVGGDLPGWLPALFRRNGTTAMTDRRGECIYAGCPHFRKCFIERSARAATQADIVIANHALTMVQAARPREGAGAAPSRLIFDEGHHLWDAADSMFAAALTGQEAVEIRRWVLGPEGKSRGRRRGLAARLADVASYDEAGDRAIQAAITAAAELPGDGWLARLSENAPWGAIERLLVAARAMVYARAVDTRTADAGYGLETELADPDPELVAAAASASDAIEALLRPLMALGKRLEALIEDPPDWLDGQARARVDGARHSLGTRIDTLGGWLSLLGRVGGPADPDFVDWLAVDRYDGREFDCGLHRHWLDPARPIADIVFRPAHGVLVTSATLRSGGHGSAGWTEADIRTGARHMDGGARHFAVPSPFDYARQAEVLVVTDIARGDLPALAGAYSRLIEASGGGALGLFSAIRRLRIVHARIADRLARAGLPLFAQHVDPLDTGTLIDIFRADPHTSLLGTDALRDGVDVPGDSLRLVVMEGVPWPRPTILHAARRAAQGGSAYDDMVIRGRIAQAFGRLIRRTDDFGQFVMLSPGVPSRLLSAFPAGTPIRRLPLDEAVNHVAAANVERRKSAFRAFSPS comes from the coding sequence ATGGCGCCCGATCCGCTCTCCCTGCCCGCGATCCATGCGAGCCATGTCGGCATCTGGATCGCCGATGCAAAAGGGCGCGTGCAGCGCGTCGGACGCGGCGAGGCGATCGCGGCGGTCGCGGCGACGCCGCACCTGCTGCTCAACGCGACGCTGACAGGCGACCGGCTGGGCTATCCCGAATTGTCGGGGCTCGACCTGCTCGAGCTGTTCGCCTTTCTATATCCGGCGCGCTTTACGGTGCCGACGCCTGCGGGCATCGCCACCGCCCTAGGTTTGGCGGCGCCGGGGAGCGAGGAAGAAATCGCGTCATTCCTGCCGAGCGCGACTGCCGCGATGTTGGCGAGCCTCGACGACCGCGACTGGCCCGAGCGCGAAGGCGCGTGGCACGCGATTCAGGCGCTGACACGCCAGCGCTGGCCGTGGGCGCCGCTGATCCAGCCGCGACTGCCGCAGCCAAAGAGTGATGAGCGCTGGCTCTTCGCGCGCCTTCCAGAATGGGAAGAAACATCGCCGCGCCCCGCCCCGCGGCAGACGACGATCGCCGAGGCCGACGTCACGGCGCGGCTCGACCGGCTGACCGGCGACGGCGCCGAACGGCGGCCGGGGCAGCAGGATTATGCGCGCGCCGCCGCCGCGATCTTTGCCCCGCGCGAACGCAAGGATGCGCCGCAGATGCTCGTTGCCGAGGCGGGAACGGGAATCGGCAAGACGCTGGGCTATCTCGCGCCCGCGAAGCAATGGATCGACCAGTCGGCCGGCAGCGTCTGCATCTCGACCTATACCAAGGCGCTGCAACGCCAATTGGCGCGCGAGACCGAAAAACTCTACCCCGACCTCCAAACGCACCGCGAAAAGGTCGTCGTGCGCAAGGGGCGGGAAAACTACCTCTGCCTGCTCAATCTCGAGGATGCGTTGCAGGGCGGCTTTACGGGGCGGGCGGCGATCTTGGCGCAGCTCGTCGCGCGCTGGGCCGCCTATAGCCGCGACGGCGACATGGTCGGGGGCGACCTTCCCGGCTGGCTTCCCGCGCTGTTCCGCCGCAACGGCACGACGGCGATGACCGACCGGCGCGGCGAGTGCATCTATGCGGGCTGTCCGCATTTCCGCAAATGCTTCATCGAGCGCTCGGCGCGCGCAGCGACGCAGGCCGACATCGTGATCGCCAACCATGCGCTGACGATGGTGCAAGCGGCGCGGCCGCGCGAGGGTGCGGGCGCAGCGCCAAGCCGCCTGATCTTCGACGAAGGCCATCACCTGTGGGATGCGGCCGATTCGATGTTCGCCGCGGCGCTGACGGGGCAGGAAGCGGTCGAGATCCGCCGCTGGGTGCTGGGGCCGGAGGGCAAGTCGCGCGGGCGGCGGCGCGGGCTCGCGGCGCGGCTCGCCGATGTCGCGAGCTATGACGAAGCGGGCGACCGCGCGATCCAGGCGGCGATCACGGCCGCCGCCGAACTGCCCGGCGACGGCTGGCTCGCCCGCCTTTCCGAAAATGCGCCATGGGGGGCGATCGAGCGGCTGCTCGTCGCCGCGCGCGCAATGGTCTACGCGCGGGCCGTCGATACACGCACCGCGGACGCGGGCTATGGCCTTGAAACCGAGCTCGCCGATCCCGACCCCGAACTCGTTGCTGCTGCGGCAAGCGCGAGCGACGCGATCGAGGCGCTCCTGCGCCCGCTGATGGCGCTCGGCAAACGGCTCGAGGCGCTTATCGAAGACCCGCCCGACTGGCTCGACGGTCAGGCGCGCGCCCGCGTCGACGGCGCGCGGCACAGCCTTGGCACGCGAATCGACACGCTGGGCGGCTGGCTGTCGCTGCTCGGTCGTGTCGGCGGCCCGGCGGACCCCGATTTCGTCGACTGGCTCGCGGTCGATCGCTACGACGGGCGCGAGTTCGATTGCGGGTTGCACCGCCACTGGCTCGACCCCGCGCGGCCGATCGCCGACATCGTTTTCCGCCCCGCGCACGGCGTGCTTGTCACTTCGGCGACCTTGCGCAGTGGCGGTCACGGCAGTGCCGGCTGGACCGAGGCCGACATTCGCACCGGCGCGCGCCATATGGACGGCGGCGCTCGCCATTTCGCGGTGCCCAGCCCGTTCGACTACGCCCGGCAGGCCGAGGTGCTGGTCGTCACCGACATCGCGCGCGGCGACCTGCCCGCGCTCGCGGGCGCCTACAGCCGCCTGATCGAAGCGTCGGGCGGCGGCGCGCTGGGGCTATTCAGCGCGATCCGGCGGCTGCGAATCGTCCATGCGCGCATCGCCGACCGGCTCGCGCGCGCCGGGCTTCCGCTCTTTGCCCAGCATGTCGATCCGCTCGACACCGGCACGCTCATCGACATTTTCCGCGCCGATCCCCACACCTCGCTGCTCGGCACCGATGCGCTGCGCGACGGCGTCGATGTGCCCGGCGATTCGCTACGGCTCGTGGTGATGGAAGGGGTGCCCTGGCCGCGCCCGACGATCCTGCACGCGGCGCGGCGCGCGGCGCAGGGCGGCAGCGCCTATGACGACATGGTCATCCGCGGCCGTATCGCGCAGGCGTTCGGCCGCCTGATCCGCCGCACCGACGATTTCGGCCAGTTCGTGATGCTGTCGCCCGGCGTCCCGTCGCGGCTGCTCAGCGCCTTTCCCGCAGGCACGCCGATCCGGCGCCTGCCGCTCGACGAGGCGGTGAATCATGTCGCCGCAGCCAATGTCGAACGAAGAAAAAGCGCGTTTCGCGCCTTTTCACCGTCATAA
- a CDS encoding SixA phosphatase family protein, translated as MKTLTILRHAKSGWDVQVERDFDRPINKRGRRGAEIIGQWLKRQRLPVDRIIASPAVRVTETLDIFQPAAGLESIEPHWDRRIYLASAATLIDVIRDTGRDAENLLISGHNPGLEDLILMLVPESADDELRAKVEEKLPTSALARLELDIADWHDLDTGMARFATFIRPRDLDPALAPAMDED; from the coding sequence TTGAAGACTTTGACCATTTTGCGCCACGCCAAATCGGGTTGGGACGTTCAGGTCGAGCGCGATTTCGACCGCCCGATCAACAAGCGCGGCCGCCGCGGCGCCGAAATCATCGGCCAGTGGCTGAAGCGGCAGAGACTGCCCGTCGACCGCATCATCGCCTCGCCCGCGGTGCGCGTCACCGAAACGCTCGACATCTTTCAGCCCGCCGCCGGACTCGAAAGCATCGAGCCGCACTGGGACCGCCGCATCTATCTCGCGTCCGCCGCGACGCTGATCGACGTGATCCGGGATACCGGTCGCGATGCTGAAAATCTGTTGATTTCCGGACATAATCCCGGCCTTGAAGATCTGATTTTGATGCTCGTCCCCGAATCTGCGGACGACGAACTGCGCGCGAAGGTCGAAGAAAAGCTCCCGACCTCGGCGCTCGCGCGGCTCGAACTCGACATTGCCGACTGGCACGACCTCGACACCGGAATGGCACGCTTCGCCACCTTCATTCGCCCCCGCGACCTCGACCCCGCGCTCGCGCCCGCGATGGACGAGGATTGA
- a CDS encoding MerR family transcriptional regulator: MKIGDFAAKSGLSADTLRYYERIGLLPRTVRDAGGRRSYGMDDLAWAAFLRKLQAMDMPMRDRLEYSRLRAEGDATLQTRRKMLEAHRDALVARQVELAELVATLDAKIDHYIDMESETQDGFNDSGQTHDDRGSSSAPPRDRSRRGASARA, from the coding sequence ATGAAAATCGGCGATTTCGCGGCGAAGAGCGGGCTCAGTGCCGATACGCTTCGCTATTATGAGCGGATCGGACTGCTGCCGCGAACGGTTCGCGATGCGGGCGGGCGACGCAGTTACGGCATGGACGATCTCGCCTGGGCGGCTTTCCTGCGAAAGCTGCAAGCGATGGATATGCCGATGCGCGACCGGCTGGAATATAGCCGTCTGCGCGCTGAGGGCGACGCGACCTTGCAGACCCGGCGCAAGATGCTCGAAGCGCACCGCGATGCACTCGTCGCACGGCAGGTCGAACTGGCCGAGCTGGTGGCAACGCTCGATGCGAAGATCGATCATTATATCGATATGGAATCGGAAACTCAGGATGGTTTCAATGACAGTGGACAGACGCACGATGATCGCGGGAGCAGCAGCGCTCCCCCTCGCGACCGATCCAGGCGCGGTGCAAGCGCCCGTGCATAG